The nucleotide window GTGAATCCCGAATCGGAACCTTTTTTTCTCTCCGTCGGGATCGGATCGTTCCATCGTGCGCCTCGCGAGCCTCGGCCTCCCGCCTCCATGACGCTTGGCAGGTGAGGACATCGGGGATCCGGTTTCATTATAGCAGCCGCTTTGCCGGTTCCCTTTGACGAGTGCAGCCGGTGCGAGACGTCGAACTCACCTTACTCCGGATAAAATTTGAACCTTTTCCCGGACGCGAACTGGTTTCCCAGAAGGGTGTCGGCGGTTTGCTCCGCCCTGGCGAAAGATGCCTCGGTCTCCTGTCGCATAGATCCCGGCCATCCGGCTCTTGGCAACAACCTGTGTCCCAAGATCGAATGCCGCTGTCCGAACGAGGCGAGGGAAAACAGGGGTCACACCCTGATGTCCCGGCATCGATCGATACTCGAGCGACGCGAGGTAAAGGAGGGCGGGGCTGCAGGCTTCCTTGCCGAAGAAGGGTTTCGCATCAAGCCAGGTCATGAATGCCCTTGGGTGTGCCGGCTCTGCCGCACCATCCGGATGCGCGGCAAGAACCTTCCGCCAGTCGGCCTCTCGGTCGATGTAATCTCAGCTGCCCTGCGACGCCGCTTTCCCGAAGGCGGCCCAAAAGGGATCCACCTTGGGATGAATCAGTTCATGGGACGTTCCGTTTTCAAAGTAACGCATCCCCTGCCGCGGGTCGACGATCTCCCCCACCATGCTCGCCGGGATCCCCTTGTCGCCCAGCCGCCGGACCACTTCCTTCGCCTTGTGCGGCCGACAGGTGAGGATCAGCGTCCCCTCGCTGATCGACGAATACGGGTCGATGCCGAACAGGTCGCACACGTTCCGCACCGCGTCCTGCACGATGATCTTCTCCTTGTCGATCGTCATGCCGACGCCAGACGCCTGGGCGACCTCGAACAGTCCGCCCCACACCCCGCATTCGGTCGCGTCGTGCATGGTGGTCACCCCGTCTTCCCTCACTCCGGCCTCGACCGCCGTGAAGGCATCCTCGACGATGGACATCTGCCAGAAGATCTCCTCGGCCTCCCGCGCCGCCTTCTCTCCGTAACGTTCCGCCACGCGCTTGGGAAAGGTGACGGCGAACAAGCCGGCCGCTTCGATGGCCGCCCCCTTGGTGAGGATGACGACATCCCCCGACCGCGCCATGTCCGGGGTGACATATCGGTCTTTGGGCCCGATGCCGATCACCGTGGCGCCGCCGATCATCGGATATTCGCACCCTTCGTAGCGGCCCGTGTGCCCGGAGATGACGGCCATGCCGATCTTGTCGCACTCCCGGTGCATCACCCCCCACAACGCCTCGAACTCATCCCGTGTGATGGACAGGGGGAGATTCAGGTCCATGGTGATATAGTTCGGCCGGATCCCCGATGTGACCGCATCGGAGGCCAGGATGTGGACCGCGAACCAGCCGGAACGCTCCCACCCGTAGGGGGGCACGACGAAGATGGGATCGGTCGTTGTCACCATCACCTGCCCCTGCCCAAGATCGACGACCCCGACATCCACCCCATGACGCGGACCCATCAGGATTTCCGGGCGCTTCCGCCCAAGCTGGGGAAGGATGATCTCATCGAATATTTCCGAAGACACCTTACCGATCGTCGGCAACTCCGCTTTCACGATTTCCTCCCGTGCCGTTTTGTGCGAAAGGATATTACCGTTGCCTATGATTTCTTTTTCGCCTTGCGGCCCCGTGGTCTTTTCGCGGGTCCCTTCGCCGCCTTCTCGGCCAACCACTCCAAGGCGCTTTCGAGGGTGATCGATTCGAGCGTAACACCTTTCGGCACCGTGGCATTGATCCCGCCGTCGGTTATGTAGGGTCCGTAGCGCCCGTCAAATAATTTGATGACCGCCCCATCCGGATTCGTGCCGAGTTCCTTGAGTGCGGCTTTCTTTGCGGCGCCGAACGGACGCTTCCGGCCGCGTTTCGGTTGCCGGAGCAACTCCACGGATTCATCAAGTGAAATCGTGAACACCTGTTCCTCGGATTCCAGCGACCGGAAGTCGTCCCCATGCTTCACGTAAGGGCCAAAGCGGCCGAAATTCGATTCGATCGGTGCGCCGTCGTCCGGATGGAGACCGATCTCCCGCGGCAGCGACAATAAGCGCAACGCGGTTTCCAGAGTGACGCTGTCGATCAACTCCCCCTTCGGAAGAGAGGCCCTCCGAGGCTTCGGAGGCTTCGTACCCTTCGGAGGCTTCGTACCCTTTTTCCCCTTCTCCGGCGTCTCGCCGAGTTGCACGTAGGGCCCGAACATTCCGTTCATGACGTACACCGTCATACCCGTCTTCGGATCAACGCCGACGATTCGCGGGCCGGCAGCCTTTGCCGCCAGCAGCGCGAGGGCCTCGTCCAACCCGAAGTCGGCCGGGGCAACGTCCGTCGATAGCGGCGCGGTGTTCCCCTCCCCGCCGTCTCCCCGCTGGACGTAGGGCCCGAAACGACCGAGCTTAACGACGATCCGCTTCCCCGTTGCCGGATCTTCGCCGAGCGGGATCAACGGATAGTCGCCCCAGTCGTCCCTCTCGACCAATGTTTTCAGGCCGGGCCATTCCTGTCCGTCCCCGAGATAGAACTCCCGCAGGAACGCAAGACGTCCCAGGGCGCCGTTGGAAATGAGGTCGAGTTTCTCCTCGATGCGCCCGGTGAAATCCAGCTCGACCAGTGTCCGAAAATGTTCCTTCAGGAACGCCGTGACGACGAGGGCCGTAAACGTCGGGACGAGCGCCTTCCCCTGGCGCCATACGTACCCACGTTCCAATATGGTCTTGATGATCGATGCGTAGGTGGAGGGACGCCCGATGCCATCCTCTTCGAGCCGCTTGACGAGCGACGCGTCGGTGTACCGCGCCGGGGGGACCGTCTCGTGCGATTTCGGCGACAGGTCCAGCAAGGACAAGGCCGCATCGTCCCCTGGCCGGGATACACGGTCTCCCTTCCTGCAAGCCGGAAGCAATGTCTCCCGATCACCGAGGTCGGCCGCCGGATCGTCGCTCCCCTCCACGTAGGCGCGGAGGTACCCCGGGAACCGGATGACCTTGCCGGAAGCGGTAAAGACACACGGAGCGCCGCCCTCTCCGGCCGCGGTGATCTCGACGGTCGTGCGCAGCAGCTTCGCGTCGGCCATTTGGGACGCCACCGCCCGCTTCCAGACCAGTTCGTACACCCTGGCTCCGTCCGGATGAAAGCGACTTCCGGTCTTGTCGGGAGCCAAAGAGAAGTCTGTCGGTCGAATCGCTTCGTGAGCTTCCTGCGCGTTCTTCACCTTCGTCTGATACCGGCGCGCGCCGCCGTAATATTCGTCCCCATACATTCCCCGGATCGTGCGTCCCGATTCCTGCAACGCCTTTTCCGACAGGGTCGTCGAATCGGTTCGGTGATAGGAGATCACGCCATCATCGAACAGCCTCTGCGCCGCCGACATCGTCCGGTCGGCGGAGAATCCGAGTTTGCGGTTCGCTTCCTGCTGCAATGTCGAGGTGGTGAACGGCGGGGCCGGGCGTTGCGTCACGGGCTTTTCCTCCACCCCCGTGACCTCCCAGGGGATCGAGCCTCGCAAGGTTTCCGCCAGCGCCGCGGAACGCGCCCCGTCGAGTACCGTAACCTCTCCGCTCCCCAGCTTCCCCGTGGCGGAATCGAAATCCTTCCCGATGGCGACACGCTTCCCCTCCACTCGAACGAGCGTCGCCGTGAACTCCCGGCCTTCCCCGCTCAACCTCGCCTCGAGGTTCCAGAATTCGGCTTTCCGGAACGCCTTGCGCTCCTCCTCCCGCTCGACAACCAACCGCACCGCGACGCTCTGGACGCGGCCGGCGCTCAGTCCCGCCGCAACCCTTCGCCAAAGAACGGGCGACACCTGGTATCCGAACAGACGATCCAGGATCCGTCGGCTTTCCTGCGCATCCACCAGGTTGCGATCGAGCTCCCGGGAATGTTCGATCGCACTGCGAACCGCTTCTTCCGTGATCTCATGAAACACGATTCGGCGGGCCGGCACCTTCGGTTTCAACAATTCGAGAAGATGCCAACTGATGGACTCACCCTCCCGATCCGGATCGGTCGCAAGCAGAACTTCCGACGCCTCTTTCACGGCTGCCTTCAATTCGCGGATCGTTCCCTTGCGGTCCGACGAGATGACGTAATAGGGCTGGAAATCGTGATCGACATCCACGGCCATGGAGGCCCATTTCTTGCCTTTGATGGCTTCCGGGACCTCCTTGGCGTTTTTCGGAAGGTCGCGAACGTGGCCGACGCTGGCCTCGACGCGGTATCGGTCCCCCAGGAAACGCGCAAGGGTCCGGGCCTTCGTGGGAGACTCGACGATCAGTAGTGGGATGGCCATATATCCTCGCGTTATCTGAGTTTGTTCGCCTGATCGCGAGCACGGTCCATCAGCCCGCCCAACTGGTCTACCATATTCCGGCAATGAAATAGAACTGTCGCGGGAAGAATACGACCCCTACGCATCGCAAAAATCGGTTGATTGCACAGCAATCGTCGCCGCTACAGCACCACCGGTTCATCCTGCAATTCGTTCCGGTCGTCGCCGATCGGGGGGAAATGTTCCGCCAGGTGCCGCGTCACCTCCTGGATGCCGCCAACCACGCCAGCTTGAAAGTCCCCCTGTCGAAACGCGGATTCCATTTTGCGGCATATCCTCTCCCATTCCTCCGGGCCCACCTTCGCGTCGATCCCGCGGTCGGCGACGATCTCGACGTCCCGGTCCGCGAGCAGCAGGTAAATCAGCACGCCGTTGTTCCGTTCGGTGTCCCATATCCGCAACTGCGAAAAGACGTCGATCGCGCGTTCTCTCGCGGTTTGACCCCGCAGGAGTGGATCGATGTGCAGCGCGCCTTCCACCGCGAACCGGATTTCGCCGTGGTGCGTCCCCTCGCTCGCCTTGATCGCCTTGTCGATCGCGATCAACGTGTCGCGGGGAAAAGCACGGTTGACGATCCACTGGGTCGCCATCAGATGTCTCGCGATGCGTTTCATGCCCATCGTCACCAGCTCCCCGACGCGCCGCCGCCACCGAACCCGCCGCCGCCTCCGCTGAAACCGCCTCCGCTGAAACCGCCTCCGCCGAAACCCCCACCGCCGAATCCGCCGCCGCCGTAACCACGCCCCCCAAGGCCACGCCCGCCCATGCCGCCGCCGATCAGCGTGAACAGGAATGCGATCACCCCCGCGATCAGTGCGACGGAGATCACACCGACCAGCATCCAGGCGACGACGGACACTGCCCCGGCGGTGACGACCGCGCCGGGAAACCTGCCCAGCACGGTGTGCAGCACCGCGCCCACGACGAGCGCAAGGATCATCATGATGGGAAGAAGCGAGCCGATCCCCCGGGTCCGGCCGGAGCGCCTTTCTTCGGGTTTCGGCAACGCCTCTCCGTCGATCACGCGCAGGATCCGGTCGACCCCGGCGGCGATGCCGCCGAAGTAATCCCCCTGCCGGAACCGCGGCACGATGATCTCGCTGATGATGCGCTTGCCGGTGGCGTCATTGAGCGCCCCTTCGAGGCCATACCCCACCTCGATCCGCAGCGTCCGGTCGTCCTTCGCGACGACAAGAAGCGCCCCGTCATCCACGTTCTTCCGCCCCGGTTTCCACTGCTCCGCGACGCGCAAGGCGTATTGCTCGATCGTTTCCGGCGCGGTGGAGGGAACGATGAGAACCGCGACCTGGCTCCCTTTCCTGGCTTCGAACGACCGCAAGGTCTGTTCCAGGGAGGATTTCTGTTCATCGGTGAGTGTGGCGGTCTGGTCGGTGACGCGCCCGCCCAACGGTGGAACCGGGACCTGTGCGCCGGCGACGACGGCCCAGCAGAGCACGATCGCCAGCAGGGACGCCCTTGCCGTCTTCACCGCCATCCCCTGTCCACGTTCCCTGGTCACTCCCTACGGCTTCGTCGGCGCAGGCGCGAAATCCACTTTGGGGGGCTTGGAGACTTCCTTCTCGTTCTCCACCGTGAAGTTGGGTTTGGTTTTATACCCGAACGCCATCGCCGTCAGGTTGGACGGGAAGGACCGTACCGTCACGTTGTACTCCTGCACCGCCTTGATGTAGCGGTTGCGAGCGACCGTGATCCGGTTCTCGGTGCCTTCGAGCTGCGCCTGCAGGTCGCGGAAGTTGGCGTCGGATTTCAACTGCGGATAGTTTTCCGACACGACCAGCAGCCGGGAAAGGGCTCCCGACAGCTCTCCCTGGGCGGACTGGAACTTCGCAAACGCCTCGGGGCTGTTGATCAGCTCCGGGGTCGCCTGGATGCCGCCGACCTTGGCGCGGGCGTTGGTGACCCCCAGCAGCACCTCTTTTTCCTGGGCGGCAAACCCCTTCACGGTGTTCACCAGGTTGGGGATCAGGTCCGCGCGGCGCTGGTACTGGTTCAGGACCTCGGACCAGCTCGACTTGATCAGCTCATCTCCCCGCTGAAAGTTGTTGTAGCCGCAGCCGGCAAGGATCAACGTGATGCACGCCGCCAGAACCGCCCATGATTTGCGCATGTTTCTCTCCCCCTGTTGAACAGCGTGTCGGATCGACGCGTCACTATCCCGTCCGCGGTCGCGGGTTCAAGGATGACGGAGTCGTTTTCATCGATTATGCACGAGTTCGGTGGCGATGGGAAAGCCCCTCGCGGCGCCTGGCCAGGAGGGGCTTCCGGAAATTCCGCCAGGATGGGAATCGTTTGCTCTACGGGTTCACCACAAACCAGACGTTTCCGACCGCATGGCCCAGGACATCCCCCGGGGCCTTGTCGCCCGCGAAGTAGTACAGGGGCCACCCCTTGTACGTGGTCTGCCGCTTTCCGTGATGGTCGGCCAATGCCACCCCCGCAAGGGCCAGCGACAGAATTGCACACATCGCGTAGAGCACGGCTCTCTTTCGCATAACGACCTCCATTGTTTTTTTCAGGAACCAACCATTAGTTGCACGGCACCTCCGGGAGTTTCCGATCCCGGCGGAATCCCGGGAATGCGCGAAAGATCGCCCCGGGATGCCGTGATCTGGTAATAGAATGGTGCGGAAACCGGAGCCGTCCCTGTGGGGTCCAATTTTCGTTCCGGGGGCGGGGGAGTTCGATGACCCTGAGACGAACGGCCCTCTGGTGTGGTGCTGGATTGACGGCCCTGTTTGGGGTCGCCGCGCTGGCGGTGACGTTGGCCGTTTACCGCCCACAACTCATACGGCCCTGGGTGCAGCGGGCGCTGACTCCGAGGGGCGGAACCGCTTCCCTGTCGGGCATTAAGGTATCGCTTTCCCCACCGGCCCTTGCGCTTTCCGGCCTCGCGATCGCGCCCCCCCCTTCGGGCGAGGGCGACCTCCTGCGCGTGGACCATCTGCGGTTCGAACTGATCCCCGGCCGTCTCTTCCACGGCGGTCCGTGGTTGCGGCACATGGAAGCAAGAGGGGTAATTTACGAGCGCCCACGCCCCCGTGAGACGGAAGGCCCACTGGACTTGACGCCGCTCACCCGACTGTTCGACATCGAAGACCTGTCGCTGACGGACGCCCGGCTGCGCGTGGCCATGCCCCAAGGAGTTCTTGCGGTCGACGGGTTGCGGTTGAGTCTGGCCCCGGGGGAAGGCGGGATGCGCGCCTTCAGCGGATCCGGGGATCTGTCCTTTCGCGGAAATGGAAGCCCCGTCTTCACGGCGAAGCTTTCGGCCCGCGGAACCGTGACGCCCGAGCCCGCGCTAGCGGTCGACCTCGAGTCGACCTCGGGTCGCCTGGAACTGCCGTGGATTTCCGGCAACCTTTCCGGCCGGACTCGCTTGCGGGTGACGCGGAAAAATTTCCAGGTCGAGGATCTGATCCTGACACTGCCGCAGGGGCGGGTGAACCTGGGGCTGCGCGGGGCGATCATCCCGGAACCGATCCGCCTGAACGTGGCGGCGGGTGCGACGCTCGATGGACGCGAACCTCGCCTGGAGGTACGCGGATTGGACGTCGGCGGCCTGCTCATTGCTCGGGGACGGCTGAGCGGCCCGACCCTCGGAAAGATGTCCGGGACCCTGGACGGGGAGATCTCGCGGGTGGAACGGGTGAGAACCTATTGGGCTCCTCTCCTGCCCGGTACTCTTGCGAGCATGGAACTGACGGGCAGACTCCCCTGGCGCCTGTCTCTGTCCACCGGAATCACGGAACGTATCCTGACCCTCGATCTTCTCCCCCAGGACCTGGGGCTTTCCTGGGCAAGCGCGGGGCTGGATTGCCGCTTCGGGGGATCCTTCAAAGCGGCGGGGTCCCTCGAAGGGTGGCTTCACGGCAGGGTCCCCCTGACCGGGCGGGTCCAGGGAACGGGGCATTTCGACCGGTCGCCGCTGGCGGTGCGCCGCTTTCGCTTCGACACATCATTGGCCGGTGCGATCGCCGCTCCCACCCTTCCGGGGTGGATCCTTTCGGCGGGGCCGGGAGAGGTTCTCTATGAAGGCCGTCCCTTGCCCTTGGGAATGTTGTCGATCCGCGGATCCGCAAGGCCGGTCGACGATTCGTATCGCGTGGAAGGCGTGGAGATCCGATCCGGATCCCTCGGTCGCTTGACCGGTCAGATTGCTTTCCACGAAGGGAACGTCAGCGGCCGCCTGGACGAGGCGAGTCTGCCCGCGGACAACCTGGTATCCCTCGCACAGGCAGTGAGTGGAC belongs to Deltaproteobacteria bacterium and includes:
- a CDS encoding AIR synthase family protein, producing the protein MKAELPTIGKVSSEIFDEIILPQLGRKRPEILMGPRHGVDVGVVDLGQGQVMVTTTDPIFVVPPYGWERSGWFAVHILASDAVTSGIRPNYITMDLNLPLSITRDEFEALWGVMHRECDKIGMAVISGHTGRYEGCEYPMIGGATVIGIGPKDRYVTPDMARSGDVVILTKGAAIEAAGLFAVTFPKRVAERYGEKAAREAEEIFWQMSIVEDAFTAVEAGVREDGVTTMHDATECGVWGGLFEVAQASGVGMTIDKEKIIVQDAVRNVCDLFGIDPYSSISEGTLILTCRPHKAKEVVRRLGDKGIPASMVGEIVDPRQGMRYFENGTSHELIHPKVDPFWAAFGKAASQGS
- the topA gene encoding type I DNA topoisomerase, producing the protein MAIPLLIVESPTKARTLARFLGDRYRVEASVGHVRDLPKNAKEVPEAIKGKKWASMAVDVDHDFQPYYVISSDRKGTIRELKAAVKEASEVLLATDPDREGESISWHLLELLKPKVPARRIVFHEITEEAVRSAIEHSRELDRNLVDAQESRRILDRLFGYQVSPVLWRRVAAGLSAGRVQSVAVRLVVEREEERKAFRKAEFWNLEARLSGEGREFTATLVRVEGKRVAIGKDFDSATGKLGSGEVTVLDGARSAALAETLRGSIPWEVTGVEEKPVTQRPAPPFTTSTLQQEANRKLGFSADRTMSAAQRLFDDGVISYHRTDSTTLSEKALQESGRTIRGMYGDEYYGGARRYQTKVKNAQEAHEAIRPTDFSLAPDKTGSRFHPDGARVYELVWKRAVASQMADAKLLRTTVEITAAGEGGAPCVFTASGKVIRFPGYLRAYVEGSDDPAADLGDRETLLPACRKGDRVSRPGDDAALSLLDLSPKSHETVPPARYTDASLVKRLEEDGIGRPSTYASIIKTILERGYVWRQGKALVPTFTALVVTAFLKEHFRTLVELDFTGRIEEKLDLISNGALGRLAFLREFYLGDGQEWPGLKTLVERDDWGDYPLIPLGEDPATGKRIVVKLGRFGPYVQRGDGGEGNTAPLSTDVAPADFGLDEALALLAAKAAGPRIVGVDPKTGMTVYVMNGMFGPYVQLGETPEKGKKGTKPPKGTKPPKPRRASLPKGELIDSVTLETALRLLSLPREIGLHPDDGAPIESNFGRFGPYVKHGDDFRSLESEEQVFTISLDESVELLRQPKRGRKRPFGAAKKAALKELGTNPDGAVIKLFDGRYGPYITDGGINATVPKGVTLESITLESALEWLAEKAAKGPAKRPRGRKAKKKS
- a CDS encoding DUF5130 family protein, with amino-acid sequence MGMKRIARHLMATQWIVNRAFPRDTLIAIDKAIKASEGTHHGEIRFAVEGALHIDPLLRGQTARERAIDVFSQLRIWDTERNNGVLIYLLLADRDVEIVADRGIDAKVGPEEWERICRKMESAFRQGDFQAGVVGGIQEVTRHLAEHFPPIGDDRNELQDEPVVL
- a CDS encoding YgcG family protein, whose amino-acid sequence is MAVKTARASLLAIVLCWAVVAGAQVPVPPLGGRVTDQTATLTDEQKSSLEQTLRSFEARKGSQVAVLIVPSTAPETIEQYALRVAEQWKPGRKNVDDGALLVVAKDDRTLRIEVGYGLEGALNDATGKRIISEIIVPRFRQGDYFGGIAAGVDRILRVIDGEALPKPEERRSGRTRGIGSLLPIMMILALVVGAVLHTVLGRFPGAVVTAGAVSVVAWMLVGVISVALIAGVIAFLFTLIGGGMGGRGLGGRGYGGGGFGGGGFGGGGFSGGGFSGGGGGFGGGGASGSW
- a CDS encoding LemA family protein, translating into MRKSWAVLAACITLILAGCGYNNFQRGDELIKSSWSEVLNQYQRRADLIPNLVNTVKGFAAQEKEVLLGVTNARAKVGGIQATPELINSPEAFAKFQSAQGELSGALSRLLVVSENYPQLKSDANFRDLQAQLEGTENRITVARNRYIKAVQEYNVTVRSFPSNLTAMAFGYKTKPNFTVENEKEVSKPPKVDFAPAPTKP